In a genomic window of Phyllostomus discolor isolate MPI-MPIP mPhyDis1 chromosome 5, mPhyDis1.pri.v3, whole genome shotgun sequence:
- the HYI gene encoding putative hydroxypyruvate isomerase isoform X1: MAPLRFSANVSWLFPELSGLPARLRAAGSAGFEAAEVAWPYADPPEALACAVREAGLQVVLINTPPGDRKKGEMGLGAVPGRQAAFREGLEQAVLYAKALGCPRIHLMAGRVPQGAERAAVRAEMETVFLENLRHAAGVLARENLVGLLEPINTRLTDPQYFLDSPHQAAAILQKVGRPNLQLQMDIFHWQIMDGNLTGNIREFLPIVGHVQVAQVPGRGDPGSPGELNFPYLFQLLEDEGYKGFVGCEYQPQGDTVEGLSWLRSYWDRQGRPQAGQ, encoded by the exons ATGGCTCCGCTACGCTTCTCCGCTAACGTGTCCTGGTTGTTCCCGGAGCTCTCCGGCCTCCCCGCGCGGTTGCGGGCGGCGGGCAGCGCGGGCTTCGAGGCCGCCGAGGTCGCCTGGCCGTACGCGGACCCGCCGGAGGCGCTGGCGTGCGCGGTGCGAGAAGCGGGGCTGCAGGTGGTGCTTATCAACACGCCTCCGG GAGATcgaaagaagggggaaatgggactgGGGGCCGTTCCCGGGAGGCAGGCGGCCTTCCGAGAGGGGCTGGAGCAGGCTGTGCTGTACGCCAAGGCTCTAGGCTGTCCCAG GATTCACCTGATGGCCGGCCGCGTACCACAGGGTGCCGAACGAGCAGCAGTCAGGGCTGAGATGGAGACAGTTTTTCTGGAGAACCTGAGGCATGCCGCTGGGGTTTTGGCTCGG GAGAACCTCGTGGGACTGCTGGAGCCCATTAACACCCGCCTCACTGACCCCCAGTACTTCCTGGACTCGCCCCACCAGG CGGCAGCGATCTTACAGAAGGTTGGAAGACCCAACCTCCAGTTACAAATG GACATATTCCACTGGCAGATCATGGATGGGAACCTGACGGGGAACATCCGGGAGTTCCTGCCCATCGTTG GGCATGTGCAGGTGGCACAGGTCCCAGGCCGGGGGGACCCTGGCAGCCCTGGAGAGCTGAACTTCCCCTATTTATTCCAACTGCTGGAAGATGAAGGCTACAAAGGCTTTGTAGGTTGCGAGTACCAGCCTCAAG gAGACACAGTGGAGGGCTTGAGTTGGCTACGCTCCTACTGGGACAGGCAGGGCCGCCCGCAGGCCGGCCAGTga
- the HYI gene encoding putative hydroxypyruvate isomerase isoform X2, with protein MAPLRFSANVSWLFPELSGLPARLRAAGSAGFEAAEVAWPYADPPEALACAVREAGLQVVLINTPPVLLPHRIHLMAGRVPQGAERAAVRAEMETVFLENLRHAAGVLARENLVGLLEPINTRLTDPQYFLDSPHQAAAILQKVGRPNLQLQMDIFHWQIMDGNLTGNIREFLPIVGHVQVAQVPGRGDPGSPGELNFPYLFQLLEDEGYKGFVGCEYQPQGDTVEGLSWLRSYWDRQGRPQAGQ; from the exons ATGGCTCCGCTACGCTTCTCCGCTAACGTGTCCTGGTTGTTCCCGGAGCTCTCCGGCCTCCCCGCGCGGTTGCGGGCGGCGGGCAGCGCGGGCTTCGAGGCCGCCGAGGTCGCCTGGCCGTACGCGGACCCGCCGGAGGCGCTGGCGTGCGCGGTGCGAGAAGCGGGGCTGCAGGTGGTGCTTATCAACACGCCTCCGG TGCTGCTTCCCCACAGGATTCACCTGATGGCCGGCCGCGTACCACAGGGTGCCGAACGAGCAGCAGTCAGGGCTGAGATGGAGACAGTTTTTCTGGAGAACCTGAGGCATGCCGCTGGGGTTTTGGCTCGG GAGAACCTCGTGGGACTGCTGGAGCCCATTAACACCCGCCTCACTGACCCCCAGTACTTCCTGGACTCGCCCCACCAGG CGGCAGCGATCTTACAGAAGGTTGGAAGACCCAACCTCCAGTTACAAATG GACATATTCCACTGGCAGATCATGGATGGGAACCTGACGGGGAACATCCGGGAGTTCCTGCCCATCGTTG GGCATGTGCAGGTGGCACAGGTCCCAGGCCGGGGGGACCCTGGCAGCCCTGGAGAGCTGAACTTCCCCTATTTATTCCAACTGCTGGAAGATGAAGGCTACAAAGGCTTTGTAGGTTGCGAGTACCAGCCTCAAG gAGACACAGTGGAGGGCTTGAGTTGGCTACGCTCCTACTGGGACAGGCAGGGCCGCCCGCAGGCCGGCCAGTga